A stretch of Shewanella dokdonensis DNA encodes these proteins:
- a CDS encoding LysR family transcriptional regulator encodes MPSSPELQLIYLFVHLVNAGSFSAAARQLLMPVATVSRKLARLEEQLNQQLLMRSTRKLRLTEEGLALYQKYQEVVAQFDALSHSGSPEKPEGTLRLAAPISIIANLLIGCLTEFCELYPDIQLHIAQSNEEFDLVDKAIDVAIVGGTQPDSSWIACSLGVLDYRMVASPDYLRHAPALQHPQQLHRHKIIKAWPFFNWTLRHANGDAFYYDGPANLTLTDLNGAIRAAELNGGILYGPELFVKQQLREGKLQVLLPEWRCEKRRISLLYHQRGQQPLKVRLFIEFMQSKAATLFSINDEAVPS; translated from the coding sequence ATGCCGTCATCTCCAGAACTTCAGCTTATCTACTTGTTTGTGCATCTGGTAAATGCCGGCAGCTTCTCTGCCGCAGCGCGCCAGTTGCTTATGCCGGTAGCAACTGTCAGCCGTAAACTGGCACGATTGGAAGAACAGTTGAACCAACAGTTGCTGATGCGCAGCACCCGAAAACTGCGCCTTACCGAAGAAGGGCTGGCGTTATATCAAAAATATCAAGAAGTGGTTGCCCAATTTGATGCGCTCAGCCACAGCGGTAGCCCAGAAAAGCCTGAAGGTACCTTACGGCTGGCAGCACCGATTTCCATTATTGCCAATCTGCTTATTGGCTGCCTCACCGAGTTCTGTGAACTGTATCCAGACATCCAACTGCACATTGCTCAAAGTAATGAAGAGTTTGACTTAGTCGATAAGGCCATTGATGTCGCGATTGTTGGCGGCACTCAGCCGGACTCTTCATGGATCGCCTGCTCTCTTGGCGTTTTGGACTATCGCATGGTGGCATCCCCAGACTATCTGCGCCACGCTCCGGCATTACAACATCCACAGCAGTTGCATCGACATAAGATCATCAAAGCTTGGCCATTTTTTAACTGGACGCTACGCCATGCAAACGGTGATGCGTTTTACTATGATGGCCCGGCCAATCTTACGCTGACCGATCTGAATGGTGCCATCCGCGCGGCAGAACTTAACGGCGGAATTCTTTATGGCCCAGAACTGTTTGTAAAACAGCAGTTACGTGAAGGCAAACTGCAAGTGCTATTGCCGGAATGGCGCTGTGAGAAACGGCGGATTTCCTTGCTGTATCATCAACGCGGTCAACAGCCGTTAAAGGTCAGACTGTTTATTGAATTTATGCAGTCCAAAGCTGCAACGCTGTTTTCAATAAATGATGAAGCTGTGCCGTCCTAA
- the recN gene encoding DNA repair protein RecN, whose product MLCQLSINNFAIVRFLELDFRAGMTSITGETGAGKSIAIDALGLCLGNRADASSVRPGADKAEVSARFSLADVPQAKRWLEDNDLELDDECILRRTISNDGRSRAYINGNPVPLAQLKALGPLLVGIHGQHAHHALLKSEQQLLLLDSYANHRLLLDAVSSAYQRFRQTEQQLQELQHSQQQRISRKQLLSYQVEELNEFALGEQEFAELEQEHKKLANGTALMEACQQGIYLLSDGEEMNIESLLNKAVHVAAELEGFDPKLASIGHMLNDALIQVQESSGELQRYLERLELDPEVFAQIEERLSKAMQLSRKHHVAPTELYQHHQSLLLELTTLDADESRLEEIAQQLAASRDNYFVQAQKLSQSRQRYAKELEKLVTDSVRELNMPKAKFVVAVQFNQQQMSLHGCDEVEFRVSTNPGQPLENMAKVASGGELSRIGLGIQVITARKVATPTLIFDEVDVGISGPTAAVVGRMLRSLGESTQVLCVTHLPQVAGNGHQHMYVAKQSKGGMTETSMVPLNHEQRVHELARLLGGDVITDNTLANARELLNA is encoded by the coding sequence ATGCTTTGCCAACTCAGCATCAACAATTTTGCCATTGTGCGTTTTTTGGAACTGGATTTTCGCGCGGGCATGACCAGTATTACTGGCGAAACGGGCGCCGGTAAGTCTATTGCTATCGATGCGCTGGGATTATGTCTGGGTAACCGGGCAGATGCCAGCAGCGTGCGACCAGGTGCCGACAAAGCCGAGGTCAGCGCCCGTTTTTCACTTGCCGATGTGCCGCAAGCCAAACGTTGGCTGGAAGATAATGATCTGGAGCTGGACGATGAATGTATCCTGCGCCGGACAATCAGTAACGATGGTCGTTCACGTGCGTATATCAACGGCAATCCCGTACCTCTAGCTCAACTTAAAGCACTGGGGCCGCTATTGGTTGGTATTCATGGGCAGCATGCCCATCATGCGTTGCTGAAGAGTGAGCAGCAACTGCTGTTACTCGATAGTTATGCCAACCACAGACTCTTGTTAGACGCTGTCAGCAGCGCCTACCAGCGTTTTCGCCAGACAGAGCAACAACTCCAGGAATTACAGCATTCACAACAACAGCGGATTTCCCGTAAGCAACTGCTGAGTTACCAGGTGGAGGAGCTTAACGAATTCGCCCTTGGTGAACAGGAGTTTGCTGAGCTGGAGCAAGAACATAAAAAGCTGGCTAACGGTACCGCCTTGATGGAAGCCTGCCAACAAGGCATTTATCTGCTCAGTGATGGTGAGGAGATGAATATCGAGTCATTGCTGAATAAGGCCGTGCATGTTGCGGCGGAACTGGAAGGCTTTGACCCCAAGCTGGCCTCTATCGGGCATATGCTCAATGACGCCTTGATCCAGGTGCAAGAGAGCAGCGGTGAATTGCAACGGTATCTGGAACGGCTGGAACTGGATCCAGAAGTCTTTGCCCAGATTGAAGAAAGACTGTCAAAAGCGATGCAACTGAGCCGCAAACACCATGTAGCGCCTACGGAGTTGTATCAGCATCACCAGTCATTATTATTGGAACTGACAACACTGGATGCTGATGAGTCTCGACTGGAAGAGATAGCACAGCAATTGGCGGCCAGTCGTGACAACTATTTTGTCCAGGCTCAGAAATTAAGCCAAAGTCGGCAGCGTTACGCCAAAGAGCTGGAAAAACTGGTCACCGATTCGGTACGAGAACTCAACATGCCCAAAGCCAAGTTTGTGGTGGCCGTGCAATTTAATCAGCAGCAGATGTCTCTGCATGGTTGTGATGAGGTGGAATTCCGCGTCAGTACCAACCCAGGGCAACCCTTGGAAAACATGGCGAAAGTTGCCTCTGGTGGTGAGTTGTCACGTATTGGTTTGGGCATTCAGGTGATTACCGCGCGTAAAGTGGCCACGCCGACACTGATATTTGATGAAGTGGATGTGGGCATTTCCGGGCCAACCGCCGCGGTGGTGGGGCGTATGTTGCGCTCGCTGGGCGAATCGACCCAAGTCTTGTGTGTGACGCATTTGCCACAGGTTGCCGGTAATGGGCATCAACATATGTATGTGGCCAAACAGAGTAAAGGTGGTATGACTGAAACCTCTATGGTGCCGTTAAATCATGAGCAGAGAGTACATGAGCTAGCGCGCTTATTGGGCGGCGATGTTATTACTGATAACACCTTAGCCAATGCGCGCGAGTTGTTGAATGCTTGA
- a CDS encoding YjaG family protein: protein MNAKAGFFKRLKALSLPQKKLFAIALCQRMLPNYQLFAEVCHFGNPAILETLLQLLWQSLYDPKLKLNIELQLAKLEENTPEPEDFDVYGVYPALDAVVALSSLLGALESKVEDDMINISKLSSATVANYIEAIAPDELTEQQLEDFVFEHAVMQEERQVQESLLALVEEQPQANAEFIKELRKEIATSGISNIGISLN, encoded by the coding sequence ATGAATGCAAAAGCGGGATTTTTTAAACGACTTAAAGCATTAAGCCTGCCGCAGAAAAAACTGTTTGCCATCGCACTATGCCAGCGCATGCTGCCCAACTATCAGTTGTTTGCTGAAGTTTGTCATTTTGGCAATCCGGCAATATTGGAGACACTGTTACAACTGCTGTGGCAGTCGCTCTATGACCCAAAACTCAAACTGAACATTGAGTTACAGTTAGCCAAGCTGGAAGAAAACACCCCAGAACCGGAAGATTTTGATGTTTATGGCGTCTACCCAGCGTTAGATGCCGTGGTAGCGCTGTCATCTTTACTTGGGGCGCTGGAGAGCAAAGTTGAAGACGATATGATCAATATCTCCAAATTATCCTCCGCCACTGTGGCCAATTATATTGAGGCCATAGCACCTGACGAGCTGACGGAACAACAGTTGGAAGATTTTGTTTTTGAGCATGCCGTCATGCAAGAAGAGCGGCAGGTACAAGAGTCGCTATTGGCTCTTGTTGAAGAACAACCGCAGGCGAATGCAGAGTTTATCAAAGAGTTGCGCAAAGAGATCGCCACTAGCGGTATTTCCAACATAGGTATTTCACTCAACTGA